Sequence from the Vicia villosa cultivar HV-30 ecotype Madison, WI unplaced genomic scaffold, Vvil1.0 ctg.004831F_1_1, whole genome shotgun sequence genome:
CTTCCCTTACCAATCAAATCAGCCCCCTTTCTACCAACTCCCCATCACATCTCTAAAAAAAAATCCTTCTGCACAAACAATCTGTACCACTTCCCAATCTCCCCAATGATTCAACTTTTTTTTAACTCTTCAAATGGCTTTCAAAATTACTACAACAATAGTTCCATTAGCTGATATTGCACCCACATTCTCTTCCAAAACTCAAAAAACCTTCTCATGGAACGACCACCAACCAAGCGCCGCACCACCACCGCTCGTCAAAAATCAACCATGAAACCCAGTGATTCTCGTCTGAAACCCACCACTCCCACCCGTCGCTCATCACGACATGCAACCACATCTCATGAATCAACTCCGACTGATCAAAATCCACAAAAATCTCAAAACCCTAACCCTCCTCCTTCCTCAACCCAGACCATCTCTGTTCCTCAAACTACAAAACCGTCCTCTTCACACATCTCAACTCAATCGAGTGAAGGAAACTCCCTTGTCTCTTCATCTTTTCAAGCCTATGATCATCCATTAGAAATCTTTGACAAAGAGTTCATCACCGATGATAATGTTCGTTCTCTCTACAATGATAAATGGCGTTCACTTCCAATCGTTGCCGGCAAATCCGTTAATTTAGATAGCTACTCCATCTGGGGTTACGATCTGAACGCCATCGCTCTACCTCAGGATCCCATTGTATCTCTCAcatctttcttctttaacaaCTTTCCCAGTATTGGAAACCGTCCTCCTACTTATCCTAGAGCTACAACCTCGTCTGGTCCGGTTAACCCTCATGACGATATCACTCTTATGTCAATCGTTGCTTTACAAAAGCAAGGCATGGCTTATAACAAATTTTGGGCTAATTACATAACTGAACATGCTTGCCCTCGGCTTCCAGGAATGCCTACTCCAGATATATCTCAGATACAATTTCCTATTCTGCCACTATCTTTTGAAGCAACATCTGATGATGAACCGTCTGCTCCTTAGTCTCGTCGTCCTCTCTTCTTTTGGCCCCACTTCCTTTTTGCATGTttgacaaaagggggagaacaagctttgtctaaagctttgttttatttgttttacttAGTATTATATCTAGCAGTAGTTCACTAGGATCTTTTTGTTTGTGCACCAAAATATTGATGTTAATCATTTGATGTATTGATCCTCAAACATTTAAAAATCAATTACTGCTATCTAATTAATATGTTTTTCAAATGCTTTAAAATTCATTTACTATATATGAACTAACATTGAGGGGGAGCATTTGCCCTTTCAAAGTATGCATCTTTTCAGGGGGAGTTTCAAAGTCTTTCctcaagaaactaaaataaaaagtttgtCACCATTCAAATAGGGGGAGAATGTTGAAACATATTCtgttaatgttttgaatattacaaaCTATTTTATCAAAGAAACTCCAAGGTTATTTCATCAATTTATCATCTAAACAATTCATGGCCTCTATCAAACAAAGATTTAATATGATGATTCAAGATTGTACTAACAAAGAACAAAGCTTTCAATACATAAGTAATTCTCAGAATTTCCATAGTAACTCTCAGAATTAACCTAAGAAGAAACAAGAGTTAATCTCCCAGAATTAGTGCCTCAGATTttctgtcccagagttactctttcagaattactatcccagagttactcttccaGAATTGttgtcccagagttactcctccAGAATTAACGTCTCAGAGTTACTCTCccagaattatggtcccagagttactctctcaGAATTaatgtcccagagttactctcccagaattatggtcccagagttactctctcaGAATTACTGTCCCAGAGTTTCTGCCCCAGAGTTACTCCTCCAGAATTACTTTGCCAAGAATTAGTCTTTGTGGAAAGAGTCAAATGTCAGATTTTACAGTTGTCAGTATTACTCAGAACCAAGACCAAGTCTTGCCAAGACCAAGTCTTACATCAAATAAAGACAAAGCTCTCAACATTACTCAAAGTAACTCTCGGCATTTCTCCTTCACACTTGGCCTTGCTCTATAAATAGAATACATATGCTATATCCTTAACTTACCGAAAATTCCTACAAGCATACAAAGAAAGCCAAAGTTCTCAATCATAAAGTCATCATACACTCTACATATTATCTTCTATATTCACTACCATATAGTGAACAAATAAATATTAGAGTTATCATACACAATCTCAATTAGTTTtactcactgccatatggagAGTATTTAGGATTTTATTGTAAACATCCTAAGATCACAAAGTATATCATagatatacaaaccaatcattttgtaagctatttgtaagctataccattcagaagtgtaagcctggtgaggctaagaatacatagaagaaaaagtTATTGTAAGAAGATTCAATAAAGGAATACCTCACACGGTGTGGGGATTGGACTAACCAagttggtgaaccaggataagtttTCTTGTGTTCTTTCTTTATAATCTTTTTCTTATATTATTCACAACTATATTTTATCACACACATTAACATTAATTACTTAAACCTTTAAAGTTATTACTAatcattttcatctcttcaaagcCATTTTTTAAATACTTAGATAAATTTTTAAAGGGacacaatccaaccccccttgTTGTGTCTTACCTTTTTCCATCAATTGTGGCGAAGCAAAAGCTTATGGACCGAAGTTTCTTCATTCATACAGGAATAAACACAAGAAGAATTAGAGTATGGTAAAATACCTCTATAAGATAATGCTCCTCTCGTcggtaaaatattaataaaacacCGCCATCCAAAAGCTTAAATCTTCATAGGAGCATCCATCTTCCAAACATATCAAAGCGCCTTATCATAATTACCTGAGGGACCAAAAAGAATATGTCCTGCGTTTATAAAACGGTAAGAACTTTTAACCGAGAAAAGGCCTTCCGCATCAGCCATCAAATGCGCCACATCAGTTTTTGAAGGATCAAGATTAACAGTGTCCAACACTTGCAACATCAGTCTCATTTCTGCTGTAATATCCCTACTGTCCGAAGGACCCTGCTGGTGCAGCAGCCGTGAAATTGGTGGTAAAGCATTCCAGACCGAAGCTCCTTGCTGATTAATCGTTGATGTCGCACCCTGTTGTAGCAGCAGCGTATCAGAGGCAGAAACAGGGTGAAAGACGGATTCGGGGAATGCCGAAATCCCCCCACACCCATGTTGCGTCACGCCAACCTCCCATTAGAGCCATCGGAACATCCTGCAAATAAGATTCATAATATAACAGTGGAAAGAGGTCTTCAAGAATGCCCCGAAGCGTCCAATTGGAATGCCAAAACGAAGGAATAAGACCATTTCCCACTGTAAATTTACAAGTCGAGTTGAAGAAGCCTAAAGGCCTAACCAACTCCAAAGACAAAATATCGCTCCACCAAGGCGACTTGGTAACCGACCCCTTGCATTTATCTCCGCCATGAACCACGGTAAGATTAACATCACCGTATCTAGCTATCAAAACCCCATACCACAATGTATCGGGATGGTtaagaattctccacttccatttgcaTAAAAGCGCCAAATTAAAATCCTTGATCCTTCTAACCCCCAAACCCCCCTTCTCAATCGGAAGGCATACCGTATCCCACCTCGCCCAATGAATACACCTTTTTTCTTCCGATCCTCCCCACAAGAGGTTACTTTGAATTTTAACAATGTCCTTTATGACTTTCTTAGGTGCCTTGTAAAAAGATAGCATAAAGATCGCTAAGCTACCACTGACCGACTTTAAAATTGTAAGTCTTCCTCCAAAACTAAGAAACCATCCTTTCCAACTTGCCAATCTTTTCTTAATTTTCCTCACCAACGAGACCCAAGTGGAAATTCTTCTAGGATTGCTACAGATCGAAATTCCTAAGAACGTGAACTTTTTTCCTTCCCTCCTACACCCGAGGAAATTAGTAGCCACCTCCATGAAATTATTGCTAAtgtttattctgattaatttgcTTTTGTGGAAGTTTATGCCTAACCCCGGAATCAATTCAAACGCTCTCAAAACCGATTTGATGGCCCAAAGATGAGACCAACTACCGTTTCCAACTAAAATCATATCATCTGCAAATTGAAGGACATCTATAAAGGTCCCTCCTTTACAAGAAAATCCTGCGAAATCACCATTTTCCACCGCTATATTAACCAATACCTTCAATCCTTCCGCAATAATGACAAAAAGAAACGGAGAAATTGGATCGCATTGTCTCAATCCCCTCTCTACCATGAACTCTTTAGTAGGGCTCCCATTCACCATCACCGACATACTACTATTAAAAACCAAGGCATCCATCCATCTTAACCAGTTCTCTACAAACCCCATTCTAATCATCATACTTCGAAGAAAAGCCCAATTGACCTTATCGTTAGCTTTTTCAAAGTCTACCTTAAAAAGTAAACAAGGTTTCTTTTCCTTGATAGAAAAATCCACCATCTCATTAGCCACTAAAACCCCGTCCAACAATTGTCTCCcaggaacaaaagcactttgacttTTAAAAATAACGCTTCCAATTACTTTTTTGAGCCTTCCCGCCAACGCTTTAGAAATAATCTTATGAATCCATCCTACCAAACATATAGGCCTATAGTCATCTAAGTCTAACAGGTTATTAGACTTAGGAATCAAAGCCAAGAAAGACGAAGTTATTGATTTAGATAGAACAGCCCCGGAATGAAAGTCCTTAAAATAAGAAACGACATCCTTCTTAATAATCTCTCAACACTTCTTAAATAAAAGAATAGAGTATCCGTTCGGGCCCGGGCTCTTGGATCCATCACAACTCCAAATCGCTTCTTTAATCTCACCTTCTCAAATGGAAATTCAAGAGAATTTTTATCATTCGCATCTAGGATTTTGAAAACATCCCCTTCCAAAACAGACCTATGCCCTTCGGTCTCCTTGAATTTATCCTCAAAATGCTCGAAGACAACAGCTTTTACATCCTCCACCGAACTATGAAGTCCCCTCGAGGTTGAAATAGGACCAATGAAATTGCGCCTTAAACCTTTCTTCATTACCGCGTGAAAGAACTTACTGTTTACATCACCATCATTGAGCCACTTCAATCTCACTCTTTGGATTAACATGTTCTCCCTAATTTTAAGATTCAACCAAAACTTCTGATTTGCCTTTCTCACTTCTTCCGCCTCCTCTTCAACATCCAAAGGAAGATTGTCTATATCATTTATTTCTCTAACGCTTTCTTCCAATTCCATATCGATGATGCCAAAAACGTTTAAATTCTACCATCTTAGCCTAATTTTGAGAAGCCTCATTTTCCCTTCAAGACATAATCCCCGCGCCCAAAAACTTCCATCTCCCTTCATTCCTTCTCAATAAAGCCTATGAATTCCTTATTTTTGAAACCACTCGTTATTAAATTTGAAAGGCTTCGGTCCCCAATCCTCCTTATCTGCCACAAGCCACACGGGACAATGATCAGATATGTCCCTTAAACCAATATGCTGCCCCACTACTCCCCACCAACTCACTATATTTTTTGAAACAAGAAAACGATCAATACGGCTTTTCGATTTACCATCACTACTGAACAACTGAATTTCTTGCCTTTGCAATGCACGGTCACCAACCCTATATCATTTATGAATCCCGAGAATTCCTCCCACTCCGCATGATTTCCCAATTCTGACCTACCTTCCTCTCTCCACCGTTTTTTACCTCATTGAAGTCTCCACCTAGAAACCACTCACCATCTTTGAACCTATCCTTCAAAACCAGTAAGATGGTCCACAATTCTCTTTTCAAATTTAAAGAGCAGGGTGAATACACGTTGCAAATATAATACATTTTCTCCTTCCACTTGACTTTAACACCAAGATACCCTGCACCCCTAAAGTTGCAAACAACATTCAATTTTCTAGAATTCCATAGAATAATGAGACCTCCTGACAATCCCTCTGAATCGGAAACAGAAAAATCAGCCCCCTCTTCTCTCCAAAAACTTCTAGCAGTTGAAATTGGACACGATTTCATTTTTGTTTCCTGTAGCAAGAAAACGTCTGCCATCCCTTTGCTAATTATTTGATGGATGCGCCTTTCTTGACAAAACTACAACCCCCCCTAATGTTGAATGAGCCAATAATCATTGAGAAAATATTGGTCGCTACTCCCCTCCTTCCTTAAACGCCATAGATGAAACTTCCAATTCCTGAATCTTCTTTTTGAACAAACTGTCAAGCTGCGAAGATACCACTCCTAATTTGCCAATTGATTTCCATAACTATTCCCCCTCCATGACGTAAAGAAACAACATGTCTGTTATTAGATATGATTCCTCCGATTGTTCTCCATGATACAATTTTGTTATCCCTCTGGTTGAACATGTAGGAACAGAGAATTGAGAGACGGGGTGTGATAAAGCAGAAGGAGATCCTCTGAAAGTTCCCCGACTCTTAACAAAGGcgtctccttttttttcttcaaccTTTTGGGCCTAACCTTAGGCTTCTTCACTGGCCCTACAAAAgcagttatttttttaaaataaagtaactTATTTTTATTCTTCCCTATCTCACCTCTACTTGGTAACCCCAATAATCTGGTCCCACCAGAAGGAACGGAAGCAAAAACTTTTGTACCACTTGATGTAGACCCACCGCCTTTACCATAATAAGCTTTGCTGACACGTAAAGTTTGACTTGTATCGATGCTTCTTTCTCTACTATCCTCCATATTCTTAGCATGTTCCACCTCTTCATCAAAGGAAGCGTGAGTCTCCAACCTACCCGCCTGCCTTGATGTGACCTCCGTCTGAAGAAAAGGTTGGGAACAGACTTTACCCTTCTTCTTAGACTTGGCCCTAGAATCCCTTTCACTTGAACCCGTCGTGAAATACCCTTCAGTTAAATCCATGTCTCTTTTACCATAATCCTCCCCTTCCATGTCTCCgtcaagatttccccatgagtcCTCCGAACTAGAAACATTCGTCTGGTTATTCTTCAAAAGAGCGCTTGTTCTTGTAATGCGCATAGGACCAAAAGAATCCTCTCTGCACACAAATATAAACTCCTCTCCGTTTATCGCCACCTTCAAGTTTTCAACCAAAGTGAAAGATGTTGATACCCTTACCATCAACCTAGCGATGTCCATACAAGTTTTTTTGCTGCGTTTTCATCTAAACAAATGAACGACCCAAACGAATTGGCCAAAGACACAAAAAATCCCAACACCAAGTGTGGCATGGCACTCTATAGAATCGGATCCACATCACCCTCTCCTCATCAATATCATATATTTTCCATGACCTAATCTCCTTAAACCATTGTTTCCACCAAGTAGAACCTTCTCCAATCATATCACCGATATAACCATTTTCCAAATCCTCTAACAAGCACAAGTTAGCACCCAAAGGTGTAACTCTAACAGAAAAAACACCTTTCACCTTGAAGTGAGATTAAATGTTGTACGATGAGCCGGGAAACAAAACTACTCCCACAAAAGCCTTTTGAAGATTGGCCTTAATGTCTTCATTGGAAAGGAAATTAAAAGACGGTAAACCCCCTACAAAGGATTATTTCTTCTCCTTTGAGACCACATCCGCAAAGGAACGTCCTTCACAAACACCCACATTAGCATCCACCTCTGTCCTTGCCCTCTTATAATCTACAGCGTATGTAACCCCATACTTTCGACCCTCCCTCCCCCCTGAACACCAACACCCCCAACACCTCTCCTCCTCTCAAATCTTGGGATGTTAGCGTGGATCTTCTTTCCATCAATCAAGATATTATCCAACCGAACCGCTAAAATTCTTGCGTCCTCCACATCCACAAAACGGGCAAAACCATACCTCTTCCCAAACTTATTCTTTCTTGGTGGAATCACCACCTCCACCACCTCTCCATGACACCCGAATAAATCGAAAATATCTAAAGCTTTGATTCTATCAGAAAAGACAGAGAAAAAGATAGAAATAATCACTTCGTCAGCTCCTACTTTGTGCCCTCCGTTGAACGGAAAACTGTCCCACTTTGATCCGATTGACCGAAAAATTTTCCTATTGGTTGTCTTCCACTCCATGaagctttatatatatatatatatatatatatatatatatatatatatatatatatatatatatatatatatatatatatatatatatatatatatatatatatatattcacaacaTTACTTGGCTTGTCTTATTTCCCTATGTCCACTATATATTTTATATGCACATTGTGACTATCACAATGCAATCAATATTTCATATATGTTGTGGTGTATGgatcttcttgaatttcttgcaATGTGTCATCAAGAGTTAATGCTTTGATGTCTTTAAATGTTAGTGTTTACacttcaaaataataaaattctcAATCAAAAGTGTAGATAAATGATTTTTAGATTAGTCTAAGGTCCCTCACTTAAGTTGAGGTGAGACGAGTACAAATCCATTCAAATATGAGTCAATCAAACTTTCTCAAGTCTTATGAGATTAATTGTGATATTTTTCCAATTTCATTCTTATGTCCTATTTTTCTAATTGCATTTTTTTGTTAAAGATGTGGTTTTGTGTTGAAAATTTGTTCACGTATTCTTGTTGTTTTAGTCTTTTGTGATATTGAATCTGTGTTGTTTTTAATATACTCCACAAATTTTAATGGAGATATCATTTGATTTAACAATATTTTGTCTCGACAAATGTATATAATTTTAGCCtctaagaaaatataaataaaagatacaaataaaaaaatttaatattttctattatattataattttattgtttatatataatgtgataataatttaaaaaaaaccactcacatacaattttaaaattttggattCTAAATTGAACTAGGTCTAAAAGATTTACTATATCACTTTTATCGTTGATGTTtaaatcagtgttttaaaaatcggtcCAGATCGGTTGGTCGAACCAGGAATCAGTCAGATaatcggtctggttcaatagctgaATAAAAAATGTCCGGTGTAAATCGTAAAAACCGGCGGTTTaactgtattttttaattttattttaatttttttagattttaaaaaattgaaacgacgttgttttggttattttaatgaaaaattaaaataaaatataaatatataataaaaataaaaaatattacaaatacgGTTTATTTTGTTaccgatgattttgatattgaagaaggagatcccaacattgaaacaatttttcctttcttaaaattaaatttagtagataataaaattattttgttagaaattgttcaattaaattatgttccgattaaactttgtttgcaattattcattttaattttgtactattttattatgtgtgatacctatgtttaaaatttgaatttaaattatcaacttgtgaatttatttataatatgatatgtttaaaattttttaaccaactatataattttgttataatggTCGATCTATTCAATCGAGTTATTCGATTtaatccggtttagtcatgcggttcgaccaatgacctagtggttcgaccaataaattaGTAACCCAATATCCTCACCGGTGTAATGTCCGGtctaatttttaaaacactggtttaAACACCTTAtcctaaataaaaacaaaaactattgatttaaaattgagacaaataaaattatttaaagacAAATTATTTAAAtgctaaaattttaaaaattattaatactatattaaaataaaaaactcttTCGTATCTTAAAATCAATTACTGTGATATTGAAGGGTAATAATGTTTTTAAAAAGTTAACAAGAttagtaattaatt
This genomic interval carries:
- the LOC131642338 gene encoding uncharacterized protein LOC131642338; translation: MELEESVREINDIDNLPLDVEEEAEEVRKANQKFWLNLKIRENMLIQRVRLKWLNDGDVNSKFFHAVMKKGLRRNFIGPISTSRGLHSSVEDVKAVVFEHFEDKFKETEGHRSVLEGDVFKILDANDKNSLEFPFEKDFHSGAVLSKSITSSFLALIPKSNNLLDLDDYRPICLVGWIHKIISKALAGRLKKVIGSVIFKSQSAFVPGRQLLDGVLVANEMVDFSIKEKKPCLLFKVDFEKANDKVNWAFLRSMMIRMGFVENWLRWMDALVFNSSMSVMVNGSPTKEFMVERGLRQCDPISPFLFVIIAEGLKVLVNIAVENGDFAGFSCKGGTFIDVLQFADDMILVGNGSWSHLWAIKSVLRAFELIPGLGINFHKSKLIRINISNNFMEVATNFLGCRREGKKFTFLGISICSNPRRISTWVSLVRKIKKRLASWKGWFLSFGGRLTILKSVSGSLAIFMLSFYKAPKKVIKDIVKIQSNLLWGGSEEKRCIHWARWDTVCLPIEKGGLGVRRIKDFNLALLCKWKWRILNHPDTLWYGVLIARYGDVNLTVVHGGDKCKGSVTKSPWWSDILSLELVRPLGFFNSTCKFTVGNGLIPSFWHSNWTLRGILEDLFPLLYYESYLQDVPMALMGGWRDATWGATSTINQQGASVWNALPPISRLLHQQGPSDSRDITAEMRLMLQVLDTVNLDPSKTDVAHLMADAEGLFSVKSSYRFINAGHILFGPSGNYDKAL